In a single window of the Limnochorda sp. L945t genome:
- a CDS encoding glucosamine-6-phosphate deaminase has translation MRRGHEMQPVRVLRVDGLTVEVYEDRRQMGAAAAARAERILTNAIASRGQARVAFASAPSQNELLDALVSSRVIDWSCVAAFHLDEYVNLPADAPQSFGRFLRERLFARVRPGEVHFLDGNAADLQAEARRYAALLSQAPLDLALTGIGENGHLAFNEPGMTDFEDRELVRVVELDPRSREQQVHDGCFASLEEVPLHALTLTVPVIMGARSIVCVVPGATKRHVLRQALYGPITPGLPASILRRHPDAAVFADVASASEL, from the coding sequence ATGAGGCGGGGGCATGAGATGCAGCCGGTCCGAGTCCTCCGGGTCGATGGCCTGACTGTCGAGGTCTACGAGGACAGACGGCAGATGGGAGCGGCAGCTGCGGCTCGGGCTGAACGTATCCTGACGAATGCCATAGCATCCCGAGGCCAGGCCCGGGTCGCCTTTGCCTCGGCCCCGTCGCAGAACGAGCTCTTGGATGCGTTGGTTTCGTCGAGGGTCATCGATTGGTCGTGCGTGGCGGCCTTCCATCTTGACGAGTACGTCAACCTCCCTGCGGACGCGCCTCAGTCGTTCGGACGGTTCTTACGCGAACGGTTGTTCGCACGGGTTCGCCCGGGCGAGGTCCACTTCCTCGACGGCAATGCCGCCGATTTGCAGGCGGAGGCGCGCCGCTATGCAGCGCTTCTCTCCCAGGCTCCGCTGGACTTGGCTCTTACAGGGATCGGGGAAAACGGCCACCTGGCGTTCAACGAGCCCGGGATGACCGACTTCGAGGATCGGGAGCTGGTGCGGGTCGTCGAACTCGATCCTCGCTCCCGTGAGCAACAGGTGCACGACGGCTGCTTCGCGTCCCTCGAAGAGGTACCGCTTCACGCGTTGACCCTGACGGTACCCGTCATCATGGGCGCCAGGTCCATCGTCTGTGTCGTACCCGGAGCCACGAAGCGCCACGTGCTGCGTCAGGCCTTGTACGGGCCCATCACCCCCGGCCTGCCGGCGTCGATCTTGCGCCGGCATCCCGACGCAGCGGTGTTTGCCGACGTGGCGTCGGCTTCGGAGCTGTAG
- a CDS encoding glycosyltransferase family 4 protein: MTARIPWPGRLVYVLPYLGIGGTEYHVLHLVRAIAWREPPRVVAPDGPLRPEFVAAGARMHLFDDLTGNWWVGMRTFRRALGEALAEGSGSAAPVAGTRASSIVHVHGAAELLWLAYRQARRQKAPARFLFTSHGYFGPGARTSYRLAAWILRRLRVPVIAVSQEEARRLQKAGLPPGQLRVVHNGVPDPLQQPAPAWPFGDGRPRVLFVGRLAEQKGVRQLLEAFEQVSPAAPGARLVIVGAGPLEAELRERIRRSESLRTRVELAGPVPGAARLMAHADVVCMPSLDEALSLVGIEALACGRALVASRAGGTGELIEDGTSGVLVPPGDVTALARALERVLADPGLRERLGEGARRRYETAFTVEAMAAKTAAIYAGSESRPGDGRAWR, encoded by the coding sequence TTGACGGCACGGATCCCCTGGCCCGGCCGGCTCGTCTACGTGCTTCCGTACCTCGGTATCGGTGGTACCGAGTACCACGTGCTCCACCTGGTGCGCGCGATTGCCTGGCGCGAGCCCCCTCGCGTCGTCGCGCCCGATGGGCCGCTCAGGCCGGAGTTCGTGGCGGCTGGCGCCCGGATGCACCTTTTCGACGACCTCACGGGCAACTGGTGGGTCGGGATGCGCACTTTCCGCCGGGCGCTCGGCGAGGCGCTCGCGGAAGGCTCGGGATCCGCGGCGCCGGTAGCCGGCACGAGGGCCTCTTCCATCGTGCACGTCCACGGGGCAGCCGAGCTGCTGTGGCTCGCCTACCGGCAGGCCCGGAGGCAGAAGGCCCCGGCGCGCTTTCTCTTTACGAGCCACGGCTACTTCGGCCCCGGCGCACGCACCAGTTACAGGCTGGCAGCCTGGATCCTGCGGCGGCTGAGGGTGCCGGTCATCGCGGTCTCGCAAGAGGAGGCCCGGCGCCTGCAGAAGGCCGGGCTGCCGCCCGGGCAGCTGCGCGTGGTGCACAACGGGGTGCCGGATCCCCTGCAACAGCCTGCCCCGGCGTGGCCGTTCGGCGACGGGCGTCCGCGAGTGCTCTTCGTGGGGCGCCTCGCGGAGCAGAAGGGCGTGCGCCAGCTTCTGGAAGCTTTCGAGCAGGTGTCACCCGCAGCTCCTGGGGCGCGTCTTGTGATAGTGGGCGCAGGGCCCCTGGAGGCGGAGCTGCGCGAGCGGATCAGGCGCTCCGAGAGCCTGCGAACCCGAGTCGAGCTGGCAGGGCCGGTACCGGGCGCCGCGAGGCTCATGGCCCATGCCGACGTGGTCTGCATGCCGTCCCTGGACGAAGCCTTGAGCCTGGTCGGGATCGAGGCGCTTGCTTGCGGGCGGGCACTGGTGGCGAGCCGCGCGGGCGGCACGGGCGAGCTGATCGAAGACGGGACGAGCGGGGTGCTGGTGCCTCCGGGAGACGTCACGGCGCTGGCCCGGGCGCTCGAGCGCGTGCTGGCCGACCCCGGCCTTCGCGAACGCCTCGGGGAGGGCGCCCGGCGGCGCTACGAGACAGCGTTCACCGTGGAGGCGATGGCGGCGAAGACCGCGGCGATCTACGCCGGTTCGGAGAGCCGGCCGGGAGACGGCAGGGCATGGCGGTAA
- a CDS encoding coenzyme F420-0:L-glutamate ligase, with the protein MKIELFGLPMPEVRPGDDLGALLVEGARRACGGLQAGDVLVVTSKIVSKARGYLVELRDVRPSAAARRLSARTGLEARFLEVVLGQSDAVLMVLPLAEFVRQGVVTPAQLGSDTLAVQRLIERFPYEVFTLRGGDVYSSAGVDASNHPEGQVSYPPPDPDEEARRLAGEVRRITGLHVPVVITDTEYTLGLGTQDVARGSYGIKPAAGKFGAPDRMGKPKFGGADLVTHELASAAALVMGQTAEGFPAVVVRGVPYEPFDGGMAAWRPAPEQAGRIARLTLRYSVRVLGWRWLLGLARAVLSGRHR; encoded by the coding sequence GTGAAAATCGAGCTTTTCGGGCTCCCGATGCCGGAGGTGCGGCCGGGGGATGACCTGGGCGCCTTGCTCGTCGAGGGCGCCCGGCGCGCCTGCGGGGGCCTCCAGGCCGGCGACGTGCTGGTCGTCACCAGCAAGATCGTCTCCAAGGCCAGGGGGTACCTGGTAGAGCTTCGCGACGTGCGCCCCTCTGCAGCCGCCCGGCGTCTTTCGGCCCGGACGGGGCTGGAGGCCCGGTTCCTGGAGGTCGTGCTGGGCCAGTCCGATGCGGTGCTGATGGTGCTGCCCCTGGCCGAGTTCGTTCGACAGGGTGTCGTCACTCCGGCCCAACTCGGCTCGGACACGCTGGCCGTCCAGAGGCTGATCGAGCGGTTCCCCTACGAGGTCTTCACCCTGCGTGGTGGCGACGTCTATTCGAGCGCTGGGGTGGACGCGTCCAACCACCCGGAAGGGCAGGTGAGCTATCCCCCGCCCGATCCTGACGAAGAGGCGCGCCGGTTGGCCGGAGAAGTGCGACGCATCACGGGCCTGCACGTACCGGTGGTCATCACCGACACCGAGTATACCCTCGGGCTGGGCACGCAGGACGTGGCTCGCGGCTCTTACGGGATCAAGCCCGCCGCCGGGAAGTTCGGTGCCCCCGACCGGATGGGCAAGCCCAAGTTTGGCGGGGCGGATCTGGTGACACACGAGCTTGCGTCGGCGGCAGCGCTCGTCATGGGCCAGACGGCCGAAGGCTTTCCCGCCGTGGTGGTGCGCGGCGTACCCTACGAGCCCTTCGACGGCGGCATGGCAGCGTGGCGGCCGGCACCCGAGCAGGCGGGACGCATCGCCCGCCTCACTCTGCGCTATTCGGTACGGGTGCTCGGATGGCGGTGGCTTCTCGGGCTGGCACGAGCCGTACTCTCCGGGCGCCACCGATGA
- a CDS encoding N-acetylglucosamine-6-phosphate deacetylase, with product MPYISPGFLDLQLNGFAGLDLNGEALSQESLVVMIRALWATGTALFLPTLVSAPFERLQGALKALADFVEAAPHLDLQSRLAAASIAGIHLEGPYISPEDGPRGAHVAAFVRPPDWDEFCRLQEAASGKIRLITLAPEWPGAIDFIERAVASGVTVAIGHTGADGHQIRAAVAAGARLSTHLGNGAHAQLPRHPNYLWEQLAADDLYATFIPDGFHLPPSVLKSFVRAKGVHRSILITDAVAAAGEAPGIRTLMGREVELTPQGKVQLLGTPYLAGSALRLDLAVANAMRMADLPLADAIRMVTETPAAVAALTSRTGRLCSGMEANLTLFRLGEDAAVEVLATVVKGQVVYTAGDFA from the coding sequence GTGCCTTACATCAGCCCGGGCTTCCTGGATCTCCAGCTCAACGGGTTCGCGGGCTTGGACCTCAATGGGGAAGCGCTGTCGCAGGAGTCCCTCGTCGTCATGATCCGGGCGCTTTGGGCTACGGGAACGGCTCTCTTCCTTCCGACTCTCGTCAGTGCGCCCTTCGAGCGCCTTCAGGGTGCGCTGAAGGCCCTCGCGGACTTCGTGGAGGCTGCGCCGCACCTCGACTTGCAGTCCCGTCTGGCCGCGGCCAGCATCGCAGGCATTCACCTCGAGGGCCCTTACATCTCGCCGGAGGACGGGCCGCGCGGCGCCCATGTGGCAGCATTTGTGAGGCCGCCCGATTGGGATGAGTTCTGCCGGTTGCAGGAGGCGGCGAGTGGCAAGATACGCCTCATCACTCTGGCACCCGAATGGCCGGGAGCTATCGATTTCATCGAACGTGCGGTGGCCAGCGGCGTCACAGTGGCTATCGGTCACACGGGTGCCGACGGTCACCAGATCCGTGCCGCGGTGGCCGCTGGTGCGCGGCTCTCCACTCACCTGGGAAATGGAGCCCACGCCCAGCTTCCCCGCCACCCGAATTACCTGTGGGAGCAGCTCGCGGCGGACGACTTGTACGCTACGTTCATCCCGGATGGCTTCCACCTTCCGCCGAGCGTTTTGAAGAGCTTTGTCCGTGCCAAAGGGGTGCACCGCAGCATTCTCATCACAGACGCCGTGGCAGCGGCAGGGGAAGCCCCCGGTATCCGTACCTTAATGGGCAGGGAGGTGGAACTCACCCCGCAAGGCAAGGTGCAGCTGCTCGGTACCCCATACCTTGCAGGATCGGCGCTGCGCCTCGACCTGGCGGTTGCCAACGCCATGCGGATGGCCGACCTTCCGCTGGCGGACGCGATCCGAATGGTGACGGAAACGCCAGCCGCGGTTGCTGCCCTGACGTCCCGGACGGGACGACTCTGCTCGGGCATGGAGGCCAATCTTACCCTGTTCCGGCTAGGGGAAGATGCCGCCGTCGAGGTTCTCGCCACGGTGGTCAAGGGACAGGTAGTTTACACAGCAGGTGATTTCGCATGA
- a CDS encoding class I SAM-dependent methyltransferase has translation MPEQGGSHAGTYSGYDPLAWFYNRYWGEYSARVLPVVENLVLSMLAPGARILDLCCGTGQMARLLTDRGYQVVGIDGSAQMLAFARQNAPGAEFVQADARSFNLAPSFHAVLSLFDSLNHVMSLDELAAVFRNVYAALVPGGRFLFDVNTRAGYETRWTGSSSGLVGDDHALIQRSSFDPSQGVARMEFTLFRLEQGAWRRTDLALEQRAYAEEQVRGALEQAGFSTAAVYTPWGPGRAFYLVDRPEQP, from the coding sequence ATGCCCGAGCAAGGGGGTTCTCATGCGGGTACGTACTCCGGCTACGACCCCCTGGCATGGTTTTACAACCGCTACTGGGGGGAGTACAGCGCCCGGGTGTTGCCCGTGGTGGAAAACCTGGTGCTTTCCATGCTTGCGCCCGGCGCCCGCATTCTCGACCTGTGCTGCGGCACGGGCCAGATGGCGAGGCTGCTGACGGACCGTGGGTACCAGGTAGTGGGGATAGACGGTTCGGCGCAGATGCTCGCCTTCGCGCGGCAAAACGCCCCAGGGGCGGAGTTCGTGCAGGCCGACGCCCGCTCGTTCAACCTCGCGCCGAGCTTCCACGCGGTGCTTTCGCTGTTCGACAGCCTCAACCACGTCATGTCGCTGGACGAACTGGCGGCGGTCTTCCGCAACGTCTACGCCGCACTGGTGCCGGGCGGCCGGTTCCTGTTCGACGTCAACACCCGGGCGGGTTATGAGACCCGATGGACGGGTTCCTCGTCCGGGCTCGTGGGAGACGACCACGCGCTCATTCAACGCTCGAGCTTCGACCCGTCCCAGGGCGTTGCCCGTATGGAGTTCACCTTGTTCCGCCTGGAGCAGGGCGCCTGGCGACGCACGGACCTGGCCCTCGAGCAGCGGGCGTACGCCGAGGAGCAGGTGCGGGGCGCGCTGGAACAGGCGGGGTTCTCCACCGCCGCCGTCTATACCCCATGGGGCCCCGGCCGGGCGTTCTACCTGGTGGACAGGCCGGAGCAGCCCTGA
- a CDS encoding exo-beta-N-acetylmuramidase NamZ family protein, with protein sequence MAVTVGLDVVLEDPGPLAGKRIGLITNATAINRDWRHIVDLFRQDTRWELRALFAPEHGFRGAATGEVGHARDPVTGLPVYSLYGKTRRPTPEMLEGLDALVFDVQDAGVHFYTYESTMAYAMEEAARHGLLFVVLDRPNPIGGHKVEGPVVEEGFTSFVGAYPGIPIRHGLTIGELARYVNEEHHLGARLWVVPMRGWRRTMWYDETGLPIWVMPSPGMPTLHTATVYPGAGLLEGSNLSEGRGTTRPFELVGAPYVRPEEFASYLNARGLEGVVFRPVEFVPQWGKYAGEAVGGVQIHVVDRERFDAVSAGLEILVAAKALYPGQFQTHAYLDELAGNGWIRQGIESGLPVRALRERWQPGLAAFLERRRRCLLYE encoded by the coding sequence ATGGCGGTAACGGTGGGGCTCGACGTCGTGCTGGAGGATCCGGGGCCGCTCGCGGGCAAGCGCATCGGCCTCATCACCAACGCCACGGCCATCAACCGGGACTGGCGGCACATCGTCGACCTCTTCCGGCAGGACACCCGGTGGGAGCTTCGGGCCCTCTTCGCTCCGGAGCATGGCTTTCGCGGGGCGGCCACCGGCGAGGTGGGCCATGCCAGGGATCCGGTCACCGGCCTGCCGGTGTACAGCCTGTACGGCAAGACGCGGCGGCCTACCCCGGAAATGCTCGAGGGCCTCGACGCGCTGGTCTTCGACGTCCAGGATGCCGGCGTACATTTCTATACTTACGAGTCGACGATGGCGTATGCCATGGAGGAGGCGGCTCGCCACGGGCTGCTTTTCGTGGTGCTCGACCGTCCCAACCCCATCGGCGGCCACAAGGTCGAGGGGCCGGTGGTCGAGGAGGGCTTTACCTCGTTCGTGGGGGCCTACCCGGGCATCCCGATCCGCCACGGCCTGACCATCGGCGAACTGGCCCGCTACGTCAACGAGGAGCATCACCTGGGGGCCCGGCTCTGGGTCGTGCCCATGCGGGGCTGGCGGCGCACGATGTGGTACGACGAGACAGGCCTACCCATCTGGGTCATGCCGTCGCCCGGCATGCCCACGCTCCACACCGCGACCGTCTATCCGGGTGCCGGGCTGCTCGAGGGGAGCAACCTCTCCGAGGGCCGCGGAACGACCCGCCCCTTCGAGCTCGTTGGGGCACCCTACGTGCGGCCCGAAGAGTTCGCGAGCTACCTCAACGCCCGGGGGCTGGAAGGCGTGGTGTTTCGGCCGGTCGAGTTCGTCCCGCAGTGGGGGAAGTACGCGGGCGAGGCAGTGGGAGGCGTCCAGATCCACGTCGTGGACAGGGAGCGGTTCGACGCCGTCTCCGCCGGGCTGGAGATCCTGGTCGCGGCGAAGGCCCTCTACCCGGGGCAGTTCCAGACCCACGCCTATCTGGACGAACTCGCAGGCAACGGCTGGATCCGGCAGGGCATCGAAAGCGGGCTCCCGGTGCGCGCACTGCGTGAACGCTGGCAGCCGGGGCTCGCCGCCTTCCTCGAGAGGCGGCGGCGCTGCTTACTGTACGAGTAG
- a CDS encoding DNA translocase FtsK yields the protein MQAARSEPQGGARPADASELDRRILTGPDPFERRTVASAWEAPLEADVASIHAAETERLLQLVEAVRADRRTRSVMVVGQPGFGKTHLLGRLKARLRMPALFVYVTAFSDPERPYRHLIRQLVTSLEQQIAPGAGQQLAAVVRAVTRLDRRQLVARYPGIDLDVVRAVELLSHRRLWQRARSWLSGNEMDPQDVRALGLSHALATEEDVRGAIVTLARMLAGWGPVVMAWDQLESLASSPAEPGLAILGNRLMTLHDEAPNLLLVLACLDKTSTEAARVWPQSVQDRLAGEIIGLRGLTAEQAQQLCDLRMRVLYGRESPPWTAYPFRHEFFAELFRPGAAGPRKVLAECSDALRRMRALGQVVPIVAPGARTDEAPGKQPGPPEERPRELREALRLELAERARRKLAVRHPAARPPLPAEGAQVARTVQRLLDELGRRRRLAGGWRPVGAEVRPGPVRGQPPVVLVRLERDGKPLHVGIAVVDTTSGQSFARQMQALVQQLRDGRLDRGIVVRERRLGVPRGWKQGREYVRQWESLGGRVVEAGDETMAGLEALWSLLSEADSGDVALRGRPVEAGEALGHLVEDGAGEEILGELLQALEQVAGTATTTSENVAEPGREPSLPAPATAEREMAFSVSEAVAALACPRYFVLSQGRRPLTEVRRSFPLGATLHRMVADFVAHLPSAAAAPVTGESDGSPAPYPGEDAWVAVARRSLFDVWRRGEGRRVPEAEADRLWAVLERAVRFLCRLLAEVGREHAAGGGWWPLRSRRRGLDVRSEVPIERVVELGDGRRASVRGVADVVVRRRDGREVVVEFKTTPPQDAPLDLFQVALYSWLLEDRPGERGGRRAARRPSGAAAPAVEPVLVYVTPDGTVVRRFEGADVTATIEQKLRPFVTQLGEWARWRPGDPPPPASRLPGLCEACVYHPPCPDVFPPYAATSTVPAARQTGASSQETAASGEPVAGEVGTGETVDVEARPAGVSQPAELPVQARQLEEVLRAFGCDVRTVEVQEGPSFLRYKMAPESRTTVERIRSRAEDLKVRLNLPEEPMVDSVAGAIAVDVARGVPATVRLHQLLERSGGPAPGNTASGSEGVRQGAVRSVAIPLGVGLGWAVHFLDFADPNTPHLLVAGTTGSGKSVLLLSMAASIGALYGPDGVQLLLVDPKQVTFAPLHGSPFLLRPPVLDVSGILEALDQLIEEMRGRYARLSASGVQTVYDGPKPLAPPILCMVDEFATLVMTSRKSREAFEQRVLELASKGRAAGIHLVLTTQRPDSTVVSGAIKENLPARIALKVSSRVSSQVILDRPGAETLAGKGDMLFVVGSGQPVRLQAPYVTPEEARRYLRIGS from the coding sequence ATGCAGGCGGCACGCTCTGAGCCGCAAGGCGGGGCACGCCCGGCAGATGCCTCTGAGCTCGACCGGCGCATCCTCACCGGACCCGACCCGTTCGAGCGCCGGACGGTGGCTTCGGCGTGGGAGGCTCCGCTCGAGGCCGACGTGGCGAGCATCCACGCGGCAGAGACCGAGCGCCTGTTGCAGCTCGTCGAGGCGGTACGGGCCGACCGCCGGACGCGCTCGGTCATGGTCGTCGGGCAGCCCGGGTTCGGCAAGACGCACCTGTTGGGCCGACTGAAGGCCCGGCTCCGCATGCCGGCGCTGTTCGTCTACGTGACGGCTTTTTCCGACCCCGAACGCCCCTACCGGCATCTCATCCGCCAGCTGGTGACGAGCCTCGAGCAGCAGATCGCCCCCGGTGCCGGCCAGCAGCTGGCGGCCGTCGTGAGGGCCGTGACGCGGCTCGACCGGCGCCAACTGGTCGCCCGGTACCCGGGGATCGACCTGGACGTCGTGCGGGCGGTCGAGCTCCTTTCGCACCGGCGGCTGTGGCAGCGGGCCCGCAGCTGGCTGTCGGGTAACGAGATGGATCCGCAGGACGTGCGGGCATTGGGCCTGAGCCACGCCCTGGCGACGGAGGAGGACGTGCGGGGCGCCATCGTGACGCTGGCCCGGATGCTGGCGGGTTGGGGCCCGGTGGTGATGGCGTGGGACCAGCTGGAGTCCCTGGCGAGCAGCCCAGCCGAGCCGGGCCTGGCCATTCTCGGCAACCGCCTCATGACGCTGCACGACGAGGCCCCCAATTTGCTGCTCGTGCTGGCGTGCCTGGACAAGACGTCGACCGAGGCCGCCAGGGTCTGGCCCCAGTCGGTCCAGGACCGCCTGGCGGGCGAGATCATCGGGCTGAGGGGGCTCACGGCCGAGCAAGCCCAGCAGTTGTGCGACTTGCGGATGCGGGTCCTGTACGGCCGAGAATCGCCGCCCTGGACCGCGTACCCGTTTCGCCACGAGTTTTTTGCGGAGCTGTTTCGCCCGGGCGCGGCCGGCCCGCGCAAGGTGCTGGCCGAGTGCAGCGACGCCTTGCGCCGCATGCGGGCGCTGGGCCAGGTCGTTCCGATCGTCGCCCCGGGAGCAAGGACGGATGAAGCGCCGGGCAAGCAACCCGGCCCACCGGAGGAGCGCCCACGAGAGCTCCGCGAGGCGCTGCGACTGGAGCTGGCAGAACGGGCCCGCCGGAAGCTTGCCGTGCGCCACCCGGCCGCCCGGCCGCCGCTGCCGGCCGAGGGGGCCCAGGTGGCCCGGACCGTCCAGCGGCTGCTGGATGAGCTGGGCCGCAGGCGCCGCCTTGCCGGCGGGTGGAGGCCGGTGGGCGCCGAGGTGCGCCCGGGGCCCGTGCGCGGGCAGCCGCCCGTGGTGCTGGTGCGCTTGGAGCGGGACGGCAAACCGCTGCACGTGGGCATCGCCGTCGTCGACACGACCAGCGGGCAGAGCTTTGCCAGGCAAATGCAAGCCCTGGTACAGCAGCTTCGGGACGGCCGGCTCGATCGGGGCATCGTGGTGCGAGAGCGCCGCCTCGGCGTGCCCCGCGGGTGGAAGCAGGGCCGCGAGTACGTGCGGCAGTGGGAGTCGCTGGGCGGCCGGGTCGTCGAGGCCGGCGACGAAACCATGGCCGGCCTGGAAGCCCTGTGGTCGTTGCTGAGCGAGGCCGACTCGGGGGATGTGGCCCTGCGCGGCCGGCCGGTCGAGGCCGGGGAGGCGTTGGGCCATCTCGTCGAGGACGGGGCCGGCGAGGAGATCCTGGGCGAACTGCTGCAGGCGCTCGAGCAGGTGGCGGGGACTGCGACGACCACCAGCGAGAACGTTGCGGAGCCTGGCCGCGAGCCCTCGCTCCCCGCCCCGGCCACGGCGGAACGGGAGATGGCGTTCTCCGTGAGCGAGGCGGTCGCCGCCCTGGCGTGTCCTCGCTACTTCGTCCTGAGCCAGGGCCGGCGCCCCCTCACGGAGGTGCGCCGGTCGTTTCCGCTCGGGGCCACGTTGCACCGGATGGTGGCCGATTTCGTCGCCCACCTGCCCTCGGCGGCGGCCGCGCCCGTTACCGGCGAGAGCGACGGGAGCCCGGCCCCTTATCCGGGCGAAGATGCCTGGGTGGCGGTGGCCCGGCGCAGCTTGTTCGACGTGTGGCGCCGCGGCGAGGGCCGACGCGTACCGGAGGCCGAGGCCGATCGGCTGTGGGCCGTCCTGGAGCGGGCCGTCCGGTTCTTGTGCCGCCTGCTGGCCGAGGTGGGCCGCGAGCACGCGGCCGGGGGCGGGTGGTGGCCGCTAAGAAGCCGGCGCCGTGGGCTCGATGTGCGCTCGGAGGTCCCGATCGAGCGGGTCGTCGAGCTCGGCGACGGCCGCCGGGCCTCCGTCCGCGGCGTGGCCGACGTCGTGGTGCGGCGCAGGGACGGCCGTGAGGTCGTCGTGGAGTTCAAGACCACTCCGCCACAGGATGCGCCGCTGGACCTGTTCCAGGTGGCGCTCTACAGCTGGCTGCTCGAGGACCGCCCCGGCGAGAGGGGAGGCCGGCGGGCCGCGCGCCGGCCATCGGGAGCGGCCGCCCCCGCCGTCGAGCCGGTGCTGGTCTACGTCACGCCGGATGGGACGGTGGTGCGTCGCTTCGAGGGGGCCGACGTGACCGCCACCATCGAGCAAAAGCTGCGGCCCTTCGTCACTCAGCTGGGGGAGTGGGCTCGCTGGCGGCCCGGCGACCCTCCGCCCCCGGCAAGTCGCCTGCCCGGGCTCTGCGAGGCGTGTGTCTACCACCCGCCCTGCCCGGACGTCTTTCCACCGTATGCGGCCACCTCGACTGTCCCAGCGGCTCGCCAGACGGGCGCGTCCTCTCAAGAGACGGCGGCGAGCGGCGAGCCGGTCGCCGGCGAGGTGGGGACCGGCGAAACGGTGGACGTCGAAGCGCGGCCTGCCGGCGTGTCGCAGCCGGCGGAGCTCCCCGTGCAGGCGCGCCAGCTCGAGGAGGTGCTGCGCGCGTTCGGCTGTGACGTGCGCACCGTCGAAGTCCAGGAAGGGCCCTCGTTCCTTCGCTACAAGATGGCTCCCGAGAGCCGCACCACGGTGGAGCGCATCCGCAGCCGCGCGGAGGACCTCAAGGTGCGCCTGAATCTCCCCGAGGAGCCGATGGTGGACAGCGTGGCGGGCGCCATCGCCGTGGACGTGGCCCGAGGCGTTCCCGCGACCGTCCGCCTTCACCAGCTGCTCGAGCGATCCGGCGGGCCGGCGCCCGGCAATACTGCTTCGGGCTCGGAGGGCGTCCGGCAGGGGGCGGTTCGCAGCGTTGCGATCCCACTTGGGGTGGGCCTCGGGTGGGCGGTCCATTTCCTCGACTTCGCGGATCCCAACACGCCCCACCTGCTCGTGGCCGGCACGACGGGCAGCGGCAAGAGCGTGTTGTTGCTTTCCATGGCCGCCTCCATCGGCGCGCTGTACGGCCCGGATGGCGTGCAGCTGCTCCTCGTCGACCCGAAGCAGGTGACCTTTGCGCCGCTGCACGGGTCGCCGTTCTTGCTACGCCCGCCGGTCCTCGACGTGTCAGGCATCCTCGAGGCCCTGGACCAGCTCATCGAGGAGATGAGGGGCCGCTACGCCCGGCTCAGCGCCTCGGGCGTGCAGACGGTCTACGACGGCCCGAAGCCTCTGGCGCCGCCGATCCTCTGCATGGTCGACGAGTTCGCGACGCTGGTCATGACGTCCAGGAAAAGCCGGGAGGCCTTCGAGCAGCGCGTCCTCGAGCTGGCCAGCAAGGGGCGGGCCGCCGGCATCCACCTCGTGTTGACGACGCAACGGCCGGACAGCACCGTCGTCTCCGGCGCCATCAAGGAAAACCTCCCGGCCCGGATCGCCCTGAAGGTGAGCAGCCGGGTCAGCTCGCAGGTCATCCTCGACCGCCCTGGGGCCGAAACGCTGGCGGGCAAGGGCGACATGCTCTTCGTGGTCGGCTCCGGCCAGCCGGTGCGCCTGCAGGCTCCTTACGTCACTCCCGAGGAGGCTCGCCGCTACCTGAGGATCGGGTCGTGA